A genomic segment from Ignavibacteriales bacterium encodes:
- a CDS encoding AMP-binding protein, with product MVKEYPRYVVPTITSIQDMLLRSAKVYGDKLALEDLTNNPISNVTYKQLYGYVIRFGKSLLDIGIKERDHVAVISDNRVQWSLTYFTTMCFNLVIVPIDKNLNQNEVLNIIHESEAIAIVFSDNFEPLIKEKRDSLLNLKYYINMDSKEHIDGILSMTKMIEKHSASIDRLPSINPDVMAEIIFTSGSLGRAKGVMLTQKNIASNLMAMTSMIKITPDDRFLSVLPIHHKYECTCGLLCPLYAGGSAHYARSLKTVVDDLQKVKATMLLGVPLLYDKMFKKIYKGIQEDKLKSKIVPPLISLTNIFQTVGWKNSKKLIFKELHRKFGGHIRLFIAGGAAPDPKVAKGLRELGFNFVQGYGLTETSPIVALNRLYSFKDNAAGLPLPGLEIKINDPNENGIGEIYIKGESVMLGYYKNPKLTDEAFDDGWFKTGDIGYFDSDGFLHINGRQKNVIISKSGENVFPEEIEDILNRNPFVQECMVYGEEDEKHTEIIAVQIVTDAEAFIEYSEKNKVKITPELVNEIISEAVKETNKKLPVVKQIRKFYLRDSEFEKTTTQKIKRHLVKQH from the coding sequence TTTATGGAGATAAACTGGCTCTTGAGGATCTTACAAACAATCCTATTTCCAACGTTACATATAAGCAACTTTACGGCTACGTAATTCGATTTGGCAAATCATTGCTTGATATTGGAATTAAAGAAAGAGATCACGTAGCCGTAATAAGCGATAACCGTGTACAATGGTCTCTTACATATTTTACAACAATGTGTTTTAATTTGGTTATTGTCCCCATTGATAAGAATTTAAATCAGAATGAAGTACTAAATATCATACATGAATCAGAGGCTATAGCAATAGTTTTTTCTGATAATTTTGAACCGTTGATAAAAGAGAAAAGAGATTCGCTTTTAAATCTCAAGTATTATATCAATATGGATTCAAAAGAACATATTGATGGAATTCTTTCAATGACCAAAATGATTGAAAAACATTCTGCATCAATTGATCGACTACCATCCATAAATCCCGACGTAATGGCAGAAATTATTTTTACATCCGGTTCACTTGGAAGAGCAAAAGGAGTTATGCTTACTCAAAAGAATATTGCATCAAATCTGATGGCGATGACAAGTATGATAAAAATTACACCCGATGACAGATTTCTTTCCGTACTTCCAATTCATCATAAATATGAATGTACTTGCGGGTTGCTTTGTCCTTTATATGCTGGCGGGTCAGCTCATTATGCTCGATCATTAAAAACGGTTGTTGATGATCTCCAAAAAGTCAAAGCAACAATGCTGCTTGGAGTTCCTCTTCTCTATGATAAAATGTTTAAGAAAATCTATAAAGGGATTCAGGAAGACAAATTAAAATCTAAAATTGTTCCACCGCTGATTTCTCTTACAAATATTTTTCAGACTGTTGGATGGAAAAACTCAAAGAAATTAATATTTAAAGAATTACATCGTAAGTTTGGTGGACATATTAGGCTATTTATTGCGGGCGGTGCTGCACCTGATCCAAAAGTAGCAAAAGGTTTGCGCGAACTAGGTTTCAATTTTGTTCAAGGGTACGGATTAACTGAAACATCACCAATCGTTGCACTAAATCGATTATACAGTTTTAAGGATAACGCTGCGGGCCTGCCATTGCCAGGTTTAGAAATTAAAATTAATGATCCAAATGAAAATGGGATTGGAGAAATCTACATAAAGGGTGAAAGTGTAATGCTTGGCTATTACAAAAATCCAAAACTTACCGATGAAGCTTTTGATGACGGCTGGTTTAAGACCGGAGATATTGGTTACTTTGATTCAGATGGATTCTTGCACATAAACGGAAGACAGAAAAATGTAATTATTTCTAAAAGTGGAGAAAATGTTTTTCCTGAAGAGATCGAAGATATTTTAAACAGAAATCCATTTGTTCAGGAGTGTATGGTTTACGGCGAAGAAGATGAAAAGCATACGGAAATTATTGCAGTGCAAATTGTAACCGATGCTGAGGCGTTTATCGAATACTCAGAAAAAAATAAAGTTAAAATCACTCCGGAATTGGTAAATGAAATAATATCAGAAGCAGTAAAAGAAACCAATAAGAAATTGCCAGTAGTTAAGCAGATAAGAAAATTTTATCTGAGAGATAGTGAATTTGAAAAAACCACAACACAAAAAATTAAAAGGCACCTTGTAAAACAACATTAA
- a CDS encoding insulinase family protein, with amino-acid sequence MKRLLAFFSCIFLINISFNYGQNQNLPQDKNVIIGKLENGMKYYIKQNKKPEKRAELYLLVNAGSVLENDNQLGLAHFVEHMAFNGTKNFKKNELVNYLESIGIKFGPELNAYTSFDQTVYMLTVPTDSSEILSKGFLVLEDWAHNLSFDPTEIDKERGVIVEEWRLGRGAQMRMLDKQLPILFKDSRYAERLPIGKKEIIESFNHQTLIDFYKDWYRPDLMAIAAVGDFDVKEIEGYIKSHFENITYLEKIREREIFPVPQHNKTYFAIASDKEAIYSIINIYFKHKAQQIKTIEEYRNAITNQLFYMMLNDRLSELTNLADPPFNFSNSGENRFVKGVDISALAAMVNEGGILRGFEALLTETERVRQHGFTATEFERTKANRLRMLEKRLDEKDKTESRAIMQDFVQNFIYDNPVLGIENVYDLNKKLIPQISLEDVNKVASDLIKEENRVVMVTLPEKEGTIIPTEAELNQIIDNVSKKKIESYVDAVKTQPLIESLPKFSPIVETKLIEKLGVTQWRLANGVKVVIKPTDFKNDEILFTAFSPGGSSLVEDADFMSANYSASIVSESGLGNFSKSEMDKYLKGKIVSVYPYVGFYDEGLNGATSPKDIETFFQLIYGYFVEPKIDSTAFLSYKSKIMAQLTNMSNEPAVAFRDTLEVTLTNYHFRNRPLKVKMLDEIDLQKSFSIYKNRFADAGDFTFVFVGNIDLASFKPLVETYLGGLPSLNRTEKQIDLKYTNIKGEIKKEVHKGIEQKSSVAIAYVGDVKWSRKNEHTLESLMDVLNIKLREAVREDKGGTYGIGIYHRIYRIPESHYSININFGCSPERVDELVATVYQVLDSIKTFGPDDAVMIKIKEIQKRQRELSLKKNSFWKGIISNYIQYNENPVELLNYNNWVDEITSEDIKQAARQYLNKDVAQVVLYPEKKE; translated from the coding sequence ATGAAAAGGCTATTAGCATTTTTCAGTTGTATCTTTTTAATCAACATTTCCTTTAACTACGGACAAAATCAAAACTTACCGCAGGATAAAAATGTAATTATTGGAAAGCTTGAAAATGGTATGAAGTATTATATCAAGCAAAACAAAAAACCTGAGAAACGTGCTGAGCTATATCTTTTAGTTAACGCTGGATCTGTTCTGGAAAATGACAATCAATTAGGGTTAGCACATTTTGTTGAACATATGGCTTTTAATGGAACAAAAAATTTCAAGAAGAATGAATTAGTAAACTATCTTGAATCAATTGGGATTAAGTTTGGTCCGGAATTGAATGCTTACACTAGTTTTGATCAAACTGTTTATATGTTAACTGTTCCAACTGATAGCAGTGAAATATTATCGAAAGGGTTTTTGGTTTTAGAAGACTGGGCCCACAATTTAAGTTTTGATCCTACTGAAATTGATAAAGAACGTGGGGTAATAGTTGAAGAGTGGAGATTAGGGCGTGGCGCACAAATGCGCATGCTAGATAAACAACTACCAATTTTATTCAAGGATTCTAGATATGCCGAAAGACTGCCTATTGGTAAAAAAGAAATTATTGAATCTTTTAATCACCAAACATTAATTGACTTTTATAAAGACTGGTATCGACCTGATCTAATGGCAATTGCTGCTGTTGGTGATTTTGATGTTAAAGAAATTGAAGGATACATTAAATCGCATTTTGAAAATATAACTTACCTAGAAAAAATTAGAGAAAGAGAAATCTTTCCTGTTCCCCAACACAATAAAACTTACTTTGCAATAGCTTCAGATAAAGAAGCTATTTATTCAATAATCAACATTTATTTTAAACACAAAGCACAACAAATTAAAACTATTGAAGAATATAGAAATGCAATCACAAACCAATTATTTTATATGATGTTAAATGACAGATTATCCGAACTAACAAACTTGGCTGATCCTCCATTCAATTTTAGTAATTCCGGTGAAAACAGGTTTGTTAAAGGAGTTGATATAAGCGCACTTGCTGCAATGGTAAATGAAGGCGGTATTCTGAGGGGATTTGAAGCTTTATTAACTGAGACTGAAAGAGTAAGGCAGCATGGTTTTACAGCTACAGAATTTGAAAGAACCAAAGCAAATAGATTGAGAATGCTTGAGAAAAGATTGGATGAAAAAGACAAAACTGAATCAAGAGCTATAATGCAGGATTTTGTACAGAATTTTATATATGATAACCCAGTACTTGGGATTGAAAATGTTTACGACCTTAATAAAAAACTGATTCCTCAAATATCTTTAGAGGATGTTAATAAAGTTGCATCAGATCTTATAAAAGAAGAGAATAGAGTTGTAATGGTTACTTTACCTGAAAAAGAAGGAACTATTATTCCAACCGAAGCAGAGTTAAATCAAATAATAGATAATGTATCTAAAAAGAAAATCGAATCTTATGTTGATGCAGTTAAAACGCAACCATTGATTGAAAGCTTACCAAAATTTTCTCCAATTGTAGAAACGAAACTAATTGAAAAATTAGGAGTTACGCAGTGGAGGCTAGCCAATGGTGTAAAAGTTGTTATTAAACCTACAGACTTTAAAAATGATGAGATTCTCTTCACAGCGTTTAGCCCAGGTGGGTCATCTTTAGTTGAAGATGCAGATTTTATGTCAGCTAATTATTCTGCCTCAATTGTTAGTGAATCTGGGTTGGGAAATTTTTCTAAATCGGAGATGGATAAATATCTTAAAGGTAAAATCGTTTCTGTTTATCCATATGTTGGATTTTATGATGAGGGCTTAAATGGTGCCACAAGCCCAAAAGATATTGAGACTTTTTTCCAGCTTATTTATGGATATTTTGTAGAACCTAAAATTGATTCAACAGCTTTTCTTTCATATAAGTCAAAGATAATGGCACAATTAACAAATATGAGTAATGAGCCCGCTGTTGCTTTCAGAGATACCTTAGAAGTTACTCTCACAAATTATCATTTTAGAAATCGCCCTCTTAAAGTTAAAATGCTTGATGAAATTGATTTGCAAAAATCTTTTTCAATTTATAAAAACCGGTTTGCAGATGCAGGTGATTTTACTTTTGTCTTTGTAGGGAATATAGATTTAGCGTCCTTTAAACCGCTTGTTGAAACTTACCTGGGCGGTCTGCCTTCCTTGAATAGGACTGAAAAGCAAATTGATTTAAAGTACACAAATATTAAAGGTGAAATAAAGAAGGAAGTACACAAAGGAATTGAACAAAAAAGTTCTGTGGCAATAGCATACGTTGGTGATGTAAAGTGGAGCAGGAAGAATGAACACACGCTGGAATCACTAATGGATGTTCTTAATATAAAATTAAGAGAAGCAGTTAGAGAAGATAAAGGTGGAACTTATGGAATAGGGATTTATCATCGTATTTATAGAATTCCTGAAAGTCATTATAGTATAAATATTAATTTTGGCTGTTCTCCAGAAAGAGTTGATGAACTTGTTGCAACAGTATATCAAGTACTAGATTCTATAAAAACTTTTGGACCAGATGATGCGGTTATGATCAAAATTAAGGAAATTCAAAAAAGACAAAGAGAATTAAGTCTGAAAAAAAATAGTTTCTGGAAGGGAATAATTTCTAACTATATTCAATACAACGAAAATCCGGTGGAATTACTTAATTATAACAATTGGGTTGATGAAATCACTTCTGAAGATATTAAACAAGCAGCAAGGCAATATTTGAATAAAGATGTAGCTCAAGTTGTACTATATCCTGAAAAAAAAGAGTAA